A genomic region of Rhodanobacter sp. contains the following coding sequences:
- a CDS encoding peptidoglycan DD-metalloendopeptidase family protein — translation MKMQGGLAMLVRMNRYLCLWLLAVVLPLLSACSTVVVEPAPGQQADAMPEPARARTPVPGGSYMVVKGDTMYSIAFRNGVDFRDLAKWNGIAAPYTIWPGQRLRLSPPRDNRPVAPTVATIGSAASKASSPAAATVSAAPVFENVSAATPAPAPAMSTHVAQTASAAVTVAQHPAPTLAPAPSVSTTVPVAGESRAVAPSAVPAPAPVATGGSSRTAGGVTWRWPADGQLVKRFTPGDAVPGIEIAGKAGEPVRAAADGVVVYSGNGLVGYGELVIIKHSDSLLSAYGHNSKRLVTEGQRVTAGQVIAQMGSSGASRVELGFQIRKDGNPVDPLDYLPAK, via the coding sequence ATGAAAATGCAGGGTGGCCTCGCTATGCTGGTGCGCATGAACCGATACCTTTGCCTCTGGTTGCTCGCCGTCGTGTTGCCGCTGCTGTCGGCCTGCAGCACCGTGGTGGTGGAGCCGGCACCCGGCCAGCAGGCTGATGCCATGCCCGAGCCTGCCAGGGCGCGCACGCCGGTCCCCGGCGGCAGCTACATGGTGGTGAAGGGCGACACCATGTATTCGATCGCTTTCCGCAATGGCGTGGATTTCCGCGACCTGGCGAAGTGGAACGGCATCGCCGCGCCATACACGATCTGGCCGGGGCAGCGGCTGCGCTTGTCGCCGCCACGCGATAACCGGCCGGTCGCGCCGACCGTGGCGACCATCGGCAGTGCAGCGTCGAAGGCTTCGTCGCCGGCGGCAGCAACGGTCTCGGCGGCCCCCGTATTCGAGAATGTGTCCGCCGCGACGCCTGCGCCCGCGCCCGCCATGTCGACGCATGTGGCGCAAACGGCGTCGGCGGCTGTGACCGTCGCTCAGCATCCTGCCCCGACGCTTGCGCCGGCGCCGTCGGTCAGCACCACGGTGCCCGTGGCCGGCGAGTCCAGGGCCGTCGCGCCGTCCGCGGTGCCGGCGCCTGCGCCGGTGGCGACGGGCGGCAGTTCGCGCACGGCAGGTGGCGTGACGTGGCGCTGGCCGGCGGATGGGCAGCTCGTCAAGCGCTTCACGCCGGGCGATGCGGTGCCCGGCATCGAGATCGCGGGCAAGGCCGGCGAGCCCGTGCGTGCGGCAGCCGATGGCGTGGTGGTGTACAGCGGCAACGGCCTGGTCGGCTACGGCGAGCTGGTCATCATCAAGCACAGCGACAGCCTGCTTTCCGCCTACGGCCACAACAGCAAGCGGCTGGTGACCGAAGGCCAGCGGGTCACCGCGGGGCAGGTGATTGCGCAGATGGGATCCAGCGGCGCGTCGCGCGTGGAGCTGGGCTTCCAGATCCGCAAGGACGGCAATCCGGTCGATCCGCTGGATTACCTGCCGGCGAAGTAG
- the ispF gene encoding 2-C-methyl-D-erythritol 2,4-cyclodiphosphate synthase, with product MTMRIGNGFDVHAFGEGDHVTLGGVRIAHARGLVAHSDGDVAIHALCDAIFGALALGDIGKHFPPSDERWRDADSRQFLRHAASLMAAQGYALGNADVTVICESPKVGPHAQAMCENLAADLGCQLDQVSVKATTTEKLGFTGRGEGIAAQACVLLEKREA from the coding sequence ATGACCATGCGCATCGGCAACGGCTTCGACGTGCATGCCTTCGGCGAAGGCGACCATGTCACCTTGGGCGGCGTGCGCATCGCCCATGCGCGCGGGCTGGTGGCGCACTCCGACGGCGATGTGGCGATCCACGCGCTGTGCGACGCCATCTTCGGCGCCTTGGCGCTGGGCGACATCGGCAAGCACTTTCCGCCCTCCGACGAACGCTGGCGCGATGCCGACAGCCGCCAGTTCCTGCGCCACGCCGCTTCGCTGATGGCCGCGCAGGGCTACGCGCTGGGCAACGCCGACGTCACCGTGATCTGCGAATCGCCCAAGGTCGGCCCGCACGCACAGGCCATGTGCGAGAACCTCGCCGCCGACCTCGGCTGCCAACTCGACCAGGTCAGCGTCAAGGCCACCACCACCGAAAAGCTCGGCTTCACCGGTCGCGGCGAGGGCATCGCCGCGCAAGCCTGCGTGTTGCTGGAAAAGCGTGAAGCGTGA
- the truD gene encoding tRNA pseudouridine(13) synthase TruD → MTTRELPFAHAAVPPLTARLRSTPEDFLVEEILGYDADGSGEHALLWVEKRGANTDWLARELAKFAGVPPLAVGYAGLKDRHAVTRQALTVQLAGKPDPDWSAFPHDNVKVLAATRHGRKLKRGALRGNRFVLTLREVQGERERAEQVLAAIAARGVPNYFGEQRFGREGGNLDQARAMFAGRRVDRDKRGFLLSAARSQIFNSVLAARVERGAWDAPLDGEIWSLAGSRSWFGPEPYSDVLAERLASGDIHPSGPLWGQGEPPATGEAGALERDVAAVHDDLAQGLVAARMDQERRPLRLLPRDLRWRWLADDALEMSFELPAGAYATVVARELAAAPSFA, encoded by the coding sequence ATGACAACCCGGGAACTCCCCTTCGCCCATGCTGCCGTCCCACCCTTGACGGCACGCCTGCGCAGTACCCCAGAAGATTTCCTCGTCGAGGAAATCCTTGGCTACGACGCCGACGGCAGCGGCGAACACGCCCTGCTGTGGGTGGAAAAGCGCGGCGCCAACACCGACTGGCTGGCGCGGGAGTTGGCGAAATTCGCCGGCGTGCCGCCGCTGGCCGTGGGCTACGCCGGGCTCAAGGACCGGCATGCGGTCACCCGCCAGGCGCTCACCGTGCAGCTCGCCGGCAAGCCCGATCCGGACTGGTCGGCCTTCCCGCACGACAACGTGAAAGTGCTGGCTGCCACGCGCCACGGCCGCAAGCTCAAGCGCGGCGCGTTGCGCGGCAACCGCTTCGTACTGACGCTGCGCGAGGTGCAGGGCGAACGCGAACGCGCCGAACAGGTGCTGGCCGCCATCGCCGCACGCGGCGTGCCGAACTATTTCGGCGAGCAGCGTTTCGGCCGCGAGGGCGGCAACCTGGATCAGGCGCGCGCGATGTTCGCGGGGCGCCGGGTCGACCGCGACAAGCGCGGCTTCCTGCTTTCCGCCGCCCGTTCGCAGATCTTCAACAGCGTGCTGGCTGCGCGTGTCGAGCGCGGCGCGTGGGATGCGCCGCTCGATGGCGAGATCTGGTCGCTGGCCGGTTCGCGTTCGTGGTTCGGGCCGGAACCGTACAGCGATGTGCTGGCCGAGCGCCTGGCGAGCGGCGACATCCATCCTTCCGGCCCGCTGTGGGGGCAGGGCGAACCGCCGGCGACGGGCGAAGCCGGCGCGCTGGAACGCGACGTCGCAGCAGTCCACGACGACCTCGCGCAAGGCCTCGTCGCCGCGCGCATGGATCAGGAGCGCCGCCCGCTGCGCCTGTTGCCGAGAGATTTGCGTTGGCGTTGGCTGGCGGACGACGCGTTGGAGATGTCGTTCGAGCTGCCGGCTGGCGCCTACGCCACGGTGGTGGCGCGGGAGCTGGCGGCTGCGCCTTCGTTCGCTTGA
- a CDS encoding YqaA family protein — protein sequence MRLFGKLYARALVWARHPHAVRYLCLLSFVEAFIFPIMPEVMLAPMMLGKRHKAFAYANISLAFSLLGALVGYMLGHWAFEALKPVLGALHLLAPIEQGVQTLRTEMAQHRWGLFGVLIFAALQPVVPMKFVTWASGIVGVPVLPFLGCVALGRGKRVWLLALLIRLFGERAEQLLHKYIEWIGWTVLALLALLLAWWLWRH from the coding sequence ATGCGATTGTTCGGCAAGCTCTACGCCCGTGCCCTGGTCTGGGCGCGGCACCCCCACGCGGTCCGCTACTTGTGCCTCTTGAGTTTCGTCGAGGCCTTCATCTTCCCGATCATGCCGGAAGTGATGCTGGCGCCGATGATGCTGGGCAAGCGGCACAAGGCCTTTGCCTACGCGAACATCAGTCTTGCGTTTTCGTTGCTGGGCGCGCTGGTCGGCTACATGTTGGGGCACTGGGCGTTCGAGGCGCTGAAACCGGTGCTGGGTGCGCTGCATCTGCTGGCGCCCATCGAGCAGGGCGTGCAGACCTTGCGCACGGAGATGGCGCAACACCGCTGGGGCCTGTTCGGCGTGCTGATCTTCGCGGCGCTGCAGCCGGTGGTGCCGATGAAATTCGTGACCTGGGCTTCGGGCATCGTCGGCGTGCCGGTGCTGCCGTTTCTCGGTTGCGTGGCGTTGGGCCGCGGCAAGCGCGTCTGGTTGCTGGCCCTGCTGATCCGCCTGTTCGGCGAACGCGCCGAACAGTTGCTGCACAAGTACATCGAATGGATCGGTTGGACGGTGCTGGCGTTGCTCGCGCTGCTGTTGGCGTGGTGGCTTTGGCGGCATTGA
- a CDS encoding protein-L-isoaspartate(D-aspartate) O-methyltransferase produces MTTHPLPPSALKGEGMTSQRARDRLAAQLKESGVRDARVIDVIRNLPRHHFIDQALHSRAYENTALPIGHGQTISQPWVVARMTEALLEHFDERKERPGRVLEIGTGSGYQAVVLAALVEQVYTVERIEELLRQARRRFRQLGIANIRSRHDDGKLGWADEAPFDAVILTAAGDTIPTRILDQLSPNGVLVAPVGSPSSQVLIRLRGDGQGDFVQEELGPVSFVPLLGGIG; encoded by the coding sequence ATGACCACGCATCCGCTGCCGCCATCGGCACTGAAAGGCGAGGGCATGACCTCGCAGCGCGCACGCGACCGGCTGGCCGCCCAGCTCAAGGAAAGCGGTGTCCGCGACGCGCGGGTGATCGACGTGATCCGCAACCTGCCGCGCCATCACTTCATCGACCAGGCGCTGCATTCGCGCGCCTACGAGAACACCGCCTTGCCGATCGGCCACGGCCAGACCATCTCCCAGCCCTGGGTGGTGGCGCGGATGACCGAGGCGCTGCTCGAACATTTCGACGAGCGCAAAGAAAGGCCCGGCCGCGTGCTGGAGATCGGCACCGGCTCCGGTTACCAGGCGGTGGTGCTGGCAGCACTGGTGGAGCAGGTCTACACCGTCGAGCGCATCGAGGAACTGCTGCGCCAGGCGCGCCGCCGCTTCCGCCAACTCGGCATCGCCAACATCCGTTCGCGCCACGACGACGGCAAGCTGGGCTGGGCCGACGAGGCGCCGTTCGATGCGGTCATCCTCACCGCGGCGGGCGACACCATCCCCACGCGCATCCTCGACCAGCTCAGCCCGAACGGCGTGCTGGTGGCGCCGGTAGGCTCGCCGAGCAGCCAGGTGCTGATACGCCTGCGCGGCGACGGGCAGGGCGATTTCGTGCAGGAGGAACTCGGTCCGGTGAGTTTCGTGCCGCTGCTGGGGGGCATCGGCTGA
- the ftsH gene encoding ATP-dependent zinc metalloprotease FtsH, producing the protein MNETAKQVLLWVIIAVVLFTVFQSFNPHGGGSSNMAYSAFAQSVENGNVSSAVISADQPAEITGKLKDGSSYRTVAPILGFSTNAVVKQMQDKGVEVRQDPAESFSLIGLLVSWLPIIVFAGVLIWFMRQMQSGGGGRGAMSFGRSRAKLQGEDQIKVNFSDVAGCDEAKEEVGELVEFLRDPSKFQKLGGKIPRGVLMVGPPGTGKTLLAKAIAGEAKVPFFSISGSDFVEMFVGVGASRVRDMFEQAKKHAPCIIFIDEIDAVGRHRGAGLGGGHDEREQTLNQLLVEMDGFEGSEGIIVIAATNRPDVLDPALLRPGRFDRQVVVGLPDVKGREQILKVHLRKVPVASDVDAMTIARGTPGFSGADLANLVNEAALFAARENAREVRMSHLDKARDKILMGAERRSMAMSEDEKKLTAFHEAGHAIVGRLVPEHDPVYKVTIIPRGRALGVTMYLPEGDRYSMNRVTIESQLCSLYGGRVAEELIFGTDKVTTGASNDIERATKMARNMVTKWGLSNELGPITYGEDEDEVFLGRSVTQHKSISNETASKIDEVVRGILDRAYARSKQLLTDNIDKLHTMAEALLQYETIDARQIDDIMEGRQPGPPADWNRNTGGSSMPPPPPPKSGDSPVGNPATQSRSGLDS; encoded by the coding sequence ATGAACGAAACAGCCAAACAAGTCTTGCTCTGGGTCATCATCGCGGTGGTGTTGTTCACCGTGTTCCAGAGCTTCAACCCGCACGGCGGCGGGTCGTCCAACATGGCCTACAGCGCCTTCGCGCAAAGCGTGGAAAACGGCAACGTTTCCAGCGCCGTGATCAGCGCGGACCAGCCGGCCGAGATCACCGGCAAGCTGAAGGACGGCTCCAGCTACCGCACGGTGGCCCCGATCCTGGGCTTCTCCACCAACGCGGTGGTGAAGCAGATGCAGGACAAGGGCGTGGAAGTGCGCCAGGATCCGGCCGAGAGCTTTTCGCTGATCGGCCTGCTGGTCAGCTGGTTGCCCATCATCGTTTTCGCAGGCGTGCTCATCTGGTTCATGCGGCAGATGCAGTCCGGCGGCGGTGGCCGCGGCGCGATGAGCTTCGGCCGTTCGCGCGCCAAGCTGCAGGGCGAGGACCAGATCAAGGTCAATTTCAGCGACGTGGCGGGTTGCGACGAGGCCAAGGAGGAAGTCGGCGAGTTGGTCGAGTTCCTGCGCGATCCGTCCAAGTTCCAGAAACTGGGCGGCAAGATTCCCCGTGGCGTGCTGATGGTCGGCCCGCCCGGCACCGGCAAGACCCTGCTGGCCAAGGCCATCGCGGGCGAGGCCAAGGTGCCGTTCTTCTCGATTTCCGGCTCGGACTTCGTCGAGATGTTCGTCGGCGTCGGCGCCAGCCGCGTGCGCGACATGTTCGAGCAGGCCAAGAAGCACGCGCCCTGCATCATCTTCATCGACGAAATCGACGCGGTCGGCCGCCATCGCGGCGCCGGCCTCGGCGGCGGGCACGACGAGCGCGAGCAGACCCTCAACCAGTTGCTGGTGGAGATGGACGGCTTCGAGGGCAGCGAGGGCATCATCGTGATTGCCGCGACCAACCGTCCCGATGTGCTCGATCCCGCGTTGCTGCGTCCGGGCCGCTTCGACCGCCAGGTGGTGGTGGGCCTCCCGGACGTGAAGGGTCGCGAACAGATCCTCAAGGTGCACCTGCGCAAGGTGCCGGTGGCCAGCGACGTCGATGCGATGACCATCGCGCGCGGCACGCCGGGCTTCTCCGGCGCGGACCTTGCCAACCTGGTCAACGAGGCGGCGCTGTTCGCCGCGCGCGAAAACGCGCGCGAAGTGCGCATGAGCCACCTGGACAAGGCGCGCGACAAGATCCTGATGGGCGCCGAGCGCCGCTCGATGGCGATGAGCGAGGACGAAAAGAAGCTCACTGCTTTTCACGAGGCGGGCCACGCCATCGTCGGCCGTCTGGTGCCCGAGCACGACCCGGTCTACAAGGTCACCATCATCCCGCGTGGGCGCGCGCTGGGCGTCACCATGTACCTGCCGGAAGGCGACCGGTACAGCATGAATCGGGTGACGATCGAGTCCCAGCTGTGTTCGCTGTACGGCGGCCGCGTGGCCGAGGAGCTGATCTTCGGCACCGACAAGGTCACCACCGGCGCGTCCAACGACATCGAACGCGCCACCAAGATGGCGCGCAACATGGTGACCAAATGGGGCCTCTCCAATGAGCTGGGTCCGATCACCTACGGCGAGGACGAGGACGAAGTGTTCCTCGGCCGTTCGGTGACCCAGCACAAGAGCATTTCCAACGAGACGGCGAGCAAGATCGACGAGGTGGTGCGAGGCATCCTCGACCGCGCCTACGCGCGAAGCAAGCAGCTGCTGACCGACAACATCGACAAGCTGCACACGATGGCCGAGGCGCTGCTGCAGTACGAGACCATCGACGCCCGCCAGATCGACGACATCATGGAAGGCCGCCAGCCTGGTCCGCCGGCCGACTGGAACCGCAACACTGGCGGCAGTTCCATGCCCCCGCCGCCGCCGCCCAAGAGCGGAGACTCGCCGGTGGGCAATCCGGCGACCCAAAGCCGTTCCGGCCTGGACTCCTGA
- the ispD gene encoding 2-C-methyl-D-erythritol 4-phosphate cytidylyltransferase (possible pseudo due to internal stop codon), with protein MGADCPKQYLPLAGKPLIAHTLERLAAHPRIAGLMVVLGAQDEYWPRIGLPQGKPVRTTVGGAERSDSVLAGLEALPSEVGADDFVLVHDAARPCVRAADIARLIECASRGDGGLLGAPLRDTLKRAGEDSFSLATEPREQRWRAFTPQMFRRGELVAALRNVSRDGRAVSDEAMAMELAGFRPLLVEGAEDNIKITTAADLALAEFLLTRTA; from the coding sequence ATGGGCGCTGATTGCCCCAAGCAATACCTGCCGCTGGCCGGCAAACCTCTGATCGCGCACACGCTGGAACGCCTGGCCGCCCATCCGCGCATCGCGGGCCTGATGGTGGTGCTTGGTGCGCAGGACGAATACTGGCCGCGCATCGGACTTCCGCAGGGCAAGCCGGTGCGCACGACGGTCGGTGGTGCCGAGCGCAGCGATTCGGTGTTGGCCGGCCTTGAGGCCTTGCCGTCCGAAGTGGGCGCCGACGATTTCGTGCTGGTGCACGACGCCGCGCGCCCCTGCGTGCGCGCGGCCGATATCGCGCGCCTGATCGAGTGCGCATCGCGGGGCGACGGCGGCCTGCTCGGCGCACCGCTGCGCGACACGCTCAAACGTGCCGGCGAAGATAGCTTCAGCCTCGCCACCGAACCGCGCGAGCAGCGCTGGCGCGCGTTCACGCCGCAGATGTTCCGCCGCGGCGAACTCGTCGCCGCCTTGCGCAACGTGTCACGTGACGGGCGCGCGGTTAGCGACGAAGCGATGGCGATGGAACTGGCCGGTTTCCGCCCGCTGCTGGTCGAAGGCGCCGAGGACAACATCAAGATCACCACGGCGGCCGATCTCGCGCTCGCCGAGTTTTTGCTGACGAGGACGGCATGA
- the yhbY gene encoding ribosome assembly RNA-binding protein YhbY, which produces MALSPSQIRYLRSLSHGLNPVILLGNKGASEAVVKELGSALEIHELVKVKLSGGDKEERQSQLDTLLSGTGAEAVQQIGHVAVLFRRNADEPKIALPR; this is translated from the coding sequence ATGGCCCTCTCCCCCTCGCAGATCCGTTACCTGCGCAGCCTTTCCCATGGCCTGAACCCGGTCATCCTGCTCGGCAACAAGGGCGCCAGCGAGGCCGTGGTCAAGGAACTGGGCTCCGCGCTGGAGATCCACGAACTGGTCAAGGTGAAGCTTTCCGGCGGCGACAAGGAAGAACGCCAGTCGCAGCTTGACACCCTGCTGTCCGGTACCGGCGCCGAGGCGGTGCAACAGATCGGCCACGTCGCCGTGCTGTTCCGCCGCAACGCGGACGAGCCGAAGATCGCCTTGCCGCGCTGA
- a CDS encoding Mth938-like domain-containing protein translates to MDLSLDRPEGYLFVRRVGEHGITLIDRELTDSFLLAPDRAVEHWPVHEVAALGADHVEALLALQPELVLLGTGVRQAFPSAAFMAGFLRKGIGVEAMDNAAAARTYNLLAGEGRRVVAAFVLPG, encoded by the coding sequence ATGGATCTCTCGCTCGACCGGCCCGAGGGCTACCTGTTCGTGCGCCGCGTGGGCGAGCACGGCATCACCCTGATCGACCGCGAGCTCACCGACAGCTTCCTGCTCGCGCCCGATCGCGCGGTCGAACATTGGCCGGTGCACGAAGTCGCGGCCCTGGGCGCCGATCACGTCGAGGCCCTGCTGGCCCTGCAGCCGGAACTGGTACTGCTGGGCACCGGCGTGCGCCAGGCCTTTCCGTCCGCGGCTTTCATGGCGGGTTTCCTGCGCAAGGGCATCGGGGTCGAGGCGATGGACAACGCCGCCGCCGCGCGTACCTACAACCTGCTTGCCGGCGAAGGGCGGCGCGTGGTGGCCGCATTCGTGCTGCCGGGTTGA
- the surE gene encoding 5'/3'-nucleotidase SurE translates to MRVLVSNDDGVDALGIHVLAAHLREVGEVTVVAPDRDRSGASNSLTLDAPLRVLRMEDGRYRVAGTPTDCVHLALSGLLEHEPDIVVSGINNSANLGDDVIYSGTVSAAMEGRFLGLPAIAVSLVSRDHRGEHYDSAANAVLLLMRRLLVDPLPADTILNVNVPDRPWAEIRGFEVTRLGRRHRAEPCIAQTDPRGRPIWWIGPAGEVDDAGPGTDFDAVRRGYVSVTPIHVDLTRYQALEKVSSWMQSLGNDMAAPGHKAA, encoded by the coding sequence ATGCGAGTTCTTGTCAGCAACGACGATGGCGTGGATGCGTTGGGCATCCACGTGCTTGCCGCGCATCTGCGCGAAGTGGGCGAGGTGACGGTGGTGGCGCCCGACCGCGACCGCTCCGGCGCCAGCAATTCGTTGACCCTGGACGCGCCGCTGCGCGTGCTGCGGATGGAGGACGGCCGCTACCGCGTGGCGGGTACGCCCACGGACTGCGTGCATCTCGCGCTGTCCGGCCTGCTCGAACACGAACCGGACATCGTCGTCTCGGGCATCAACAACTCGGCCAACCTCGGCGACGACGTGATCTATTCCGGCACGGTCTCGGCGGCGATGGAAGGACGTTTCCTCGGACTGCCGGCCATCGCGGTGTCGCTGGTCAGCCGGGACCATCGCGGCGAGCATTACGATTCCGCGGCGAACGCGGTGCTGCTGCTGATGCGCCGCCTGCTGGTCGATCCGCTGCCGGCCGACACCATCCTCAACGTCAACGTGCCGGACCGGCCGTGGGCGGAGATCCGCGGCTTCGAGGTCACCCGGCTGGGGCGCCGCCACCGCGCGGAGCCGTGCATCGCGCAGACCGATCCGCGCGGCCGCCCGATCTGGTGGATCGGCCCGGCGGGCGAAGTGGACGACGCCGGCCCCGGCACGGACTTCGACGCGGTGCGTCGCGGTTACGTCTCGGTCACGCCCATCCACGTCGACCTCACCCGCTACCAGGCGCTGGAGAAGGTGAGCAGCTGGATGCAGTCGCTGGGCAACGACATGGCCGCACCCGGCCACAAGGCGGCCTGA
- a CDS encoding Smr/MutS family protein yields MKRRPPAAISDEDARLFREAIGEVRHIAAKDAPPAVPKPAPQARMFEADEAAVPGELLDMAFDPASLEVGEELAYLRDGYPPKLLRQLKRGQYSVQDDIDLHQMNAAAAQASIADFLAEAKHHGLRCVRIIHGKGLRSKAAGPVLKALTDRLLRRRDDVIAFASARPAQGGTGAVVVLLRG; encoded by the coding sequence ATGAAGCGCCGCCCACCCGCCGCGATCAGCGATGAGGATGCCCGCCTGTTCCGCGAGGCCATCGGCGAGGTGCGCCACATCGCCGCGAAAGACGCGCCGCCAGCCGTGCCCAAGCCCGCGCCGCAAGCGCGCATGTTCGAGGCCGACGAGGCGGCCGTGCCGGGCGAACTGCTGGACATGGCTTTCGATCCGGCTTCGCTGGAAGTGGGCGAGGAACTGGCCTACCTGCGCGACGGCTATCCGCCGAAACTGCTGCGCCAGCTGAAACGCGGCCAGTACAGCGTGCAGGACGACATCGACCTGCACCAGATGAACGCCGCCGCCGCGCAAGCCAGCATCGCGGATTTCCTCGCCGAGGCGAAGCATCACGGCCTGCGCTGCGTGCGCATCATCCACGGCAAGGGCCTGCGCTCGAAAGCGGCCGGCCCGGTATTGAAAGCGCTCACCGACCGCCTGCTGCGCCGGCGCGACGACGTGATCGCGTTCGCCTCGGCCCGCCCGGCGCAGGGCGGCACGGGCGCAGTCGTCGTGCTGCTGCGAGGTTGA
- the rlmE gene encoding 23S rRNA (uridine(2552)-2'-O)-methyltransferase RlmE, producing the protein MSRSKSSAGWLREHFSDVYVKKAQAEGVRSRAVYKLEELVDRDRLLKPGMAVVDLGAAPGGWSQLVRQRLGDSGKVFALDILPMQGIAGVDFLQGDFREESVVQALEAGLEGQKLDLVLSDMAPNMSGVAMADQIRAMALAELALDFSRQWLKPGGAFLIKLFQGAGFDDYLRSLRADFSRVTMRKPKASRARSREVYALATGRKAAVAQPGGNRA; encoded by the coding sequence ATGAGCCGCAGCAAGAGCAGCGCCGGCTGGCTGCGCGAACATTTCAGCGACGTTTACGTGAAGAAGGCGCAAGCCGAAGGCGTGCGCTCGCGCGCGGTCTACAAGCTGGAGGAACTGGTCGACCGCGACCGCCTGCTCAAACCGGGCATGGCCGTGGTGGACCTCGGCGCCGCGCCGGGCGGCTGGTCGCAGCTGGTGCGCCAGCGGCTGGGCGACAGCGGCAAGGTGTTCGCGCTGGACATCCTGCCGATGCAGGGGATTGCCGGGGTGGACTTCCTGCAGGGCGACTTCCGCGAGGAGAGCGTGGTGCAGGCGCTGGAGGCCGGGCTGGAAGGGCAGAAGCTGGATCTTGTGCTGTCCGACATGGCACCCAATATGAGTGGTGTGGCCATGGCCGACCAGATCCGGGCGATGGCGCTGGCCGAGCTGGCGCTGGATTTTTCCCGGCAGTGGCTGAAGCCGGGCGGCGCGTTCCTGATCAAGTTGTTCCAGGGAGCGGGCTTCGACGATTACCTGCGCAGCTTGCGCGCGGACTTCTCCCGCGTGACGATGCGTAAACCAAAGGCCTCGCGCGCACGTTCGCGCGAGGTGTACGCGCTGGCGACCGGCCGCAAGGCCGCCGTGGCGCAACCGGGCGGGAACCGCGCATGA
- the ftsB gene encoding cell division protein FtsB codes for MLRWVALVLVLLLIGLQVKLWSAHGGVHEVEALRASIKKQVDENDRLQQRNQALAADVADLKNGNQAIEARARTGLGLIKPGEVFYQVDNQPAGASSSLPLPPPARPVGAVTGSVVR; via the coding sequence ATGTTGCGTTGGGTCGCTCTCGTCCTCGTGCTGCTCCTGATCGGACTCCAGGTGAAACTGTGGTCCGCGCATGGCGGCGTGCATGAGGTGGAAGCCTTGCGCGCGTCGATCAAGAAGCAGGTCGATGAGAACGATCGCTTGCAGCAACGCAACCAGGCGCTGGCCGCCGACGTGGCCGACCTGAAGAACGGCAACCAGGCCATCGAGGCGCGCGCACGCACCGGGCTGGGCCTCATCAAGCCCGGTGAAGTGTTTTATCAGGTGGACAACCAGCCGGCGGGCGCAAGCAGCAGCTTGCCCTTGCCGCCGCCGGCCAGGCCGGTCGGCGCGGTCACTGGCAGCGTCGTCCGGTGA